One genomic region from Lycorma delicatula isolate Av1 chromosome 1, ASM4794821v1, whole genome shotgun sequence encodes:
- the LOC142323289 gene encoding uncharacterized protein LOC142323289 isoform X2, which yields MKWEGTLQPVKRLRMEDFKQCPGKENIPVRFEDIILSQAELNIIDISGKVLISSVLGLKTLQATFEVHKCKSKEDISTCEYYTQIKMDDLCGKLNLWKEFLKNTTIPTKCPIQPGEYYVNHSIADIKSFQTLPLTSAYWKIKIFTIEDKKVKSCVNVAFSIQETMKRINVK from the exons ATGAAGTGGGAGGGAACCCTACAG CCGGTTAAACGGTTACGTATGGAGGATTTCAAGCAGTGTCCTGGTAAAGAAAATATACCTGTAAGGTTCGAAGATATAATACTTTCTCAGGCAGAATTGAATATAATCGATATATCGGGTAAAGTTTTAATCTCTTCTGTTCTTGGCTTGAAAACATTGCAA gCAACGTTCGAAGTGCATAAGTGCAAGTCGAAAGAGGATATTAGTACTTGTGAATATTATACCCAAATCAAAATGGATGATTTGTGCGGAAAATTAAACCTTTggaaagaatttctaaaaaatacaacaattccTACTAAATGTCCAATCCAGCca ggCGAGTATTACGTCAATCATTCTATTGCAGATATAAAATCTTTTCAGACTTTGCCATTAACAAGTGCttactggaaaattaaaatttttaccataGAAGATAAAAAAGTGAAATCCTGTGTTAATGTCGCATTCAGTATTCAAGAAACAATGAAacgaataaatgtaaaataa
- the LOC142323289 gene encoding uncharacterized protein LOC142323289 isoform X1, which produces MISKKNMYFFCILSVGILSAAIRMSVPVKRLRMEDFKQCPGKENIPVRFEDIILSQAELNIIDISGKVLISSVLGLKTLQATFEVHKCKSKEDISTCEYYTQIKMDDLCGKLNLWKEFLKNTTIPTKCPIQPGEYYVNHSIADIKSFQTLPLTSAYWKIKIFTIEDKKVKSCVNVAFSIQETMKRINVK; this is translated from the exons atgatttcaaagaaaaacatgtatTTCTTCTGTATTTTAAGTGTTGGTATTTTATCAGCTGCAATCAGAATGTCtgtt CCGGTTAAACGGTTACGTATGGAGGATTTCAAGCAGTGTCCTGGTAAAGAAAATATACCTGTAAGGTTCGAAGATATAATACTTTCTCAGGCAGAATTGAATATAATCGATATATCGGGTAAAGTTTTAATCTCTTCTGTTCTTGGCTTGAAAACATTGCAA gCAACGTTCGAAGTGCATAAGTGCAAGTCGAAAGAGGATATTAGTACTTGTGAATATTATACCCAAATCAAAATGGATGATTTGTGCGGAAAATTAAACCTTTggaaagaatttctaaaaaatacaacaattccTACTAAATGTCCAATCCAGCca ggCGAGTATTACGTCAATCATTCTATTGCAGATATAAAATCTTTTCAGACTTTGCCATTAACAAGTGCttactggaaaattaaaatttttaccataGAAGATAAAAAAGTGAAATCCTGTGTTAATGTCGCATTCAGTATTCAAGAAACAATGAAacgaataaatgtaaaataa